In the genome of Candidatus Saccharimonadales bacterium, one region contains:
- the radA gene encoding DNA repair protein RadA, translating to MAKLKTQFICQNCGASYPKWTGKCENCGEWNTLVEQEVAGSGKSAVARSAHSGKVLTPQTMNTIRLEQTVERMKTGFDDLDVVLGGGILPGGVLLVAGQPGIGKSTLLLQVASELGKKEPVLYASGEESAGQVKLRAERLGANDREQLHFVASTSADDIAATIRSGKYKVVIIDSIQTLSLDEITSAPGTVSQITNSSNVIIRAAKESNAAVILVGHVTKEGSIAGPKVLEHLVDVVLNFEGDRYGGFKVVRAIKNRYGATSEAAIFEMYDQGLRVVENPSAALLAERQNADGSVVLATLEGTRPLLVEIQALVNPTSFGYPKRTASGFDLNRLNLLIAVLERRTKLNLSDKDIYINVVGGLKLSDPAADLAVCMAIASAAAGRQLSDGVVVFGEVGLGGEIRSSHSVERRVAEAKKLGFTEAIAPPQAQKNSFIKGVRDLRTALIEYLQK from the coding sequence ATGGCGAAACTAAAAACACAATTTATCTGCCAGAACTGCGGAGCTTCGTACCCTAAGTGGACCGGAAAGTGCGAAAACTGCGGGGAATGGAACACACTTGTTGAGCAAGAAGTGGCGGGCAGCGGTAAGTCGGCCGTGGCAAGGAGCGCTCATAGTGGCAAGGTCCTGACACCCCAGACGATGAATACTATTCGACTAGAGCAAACAGTCGAGCGTATGAAGACAGGATTCGATGACCTTGATGTCGTTTTGGGTGGCGGAATTCTTCCTGGTGGAGTGCTACTTGTGGCGGGCCAGCCGGGTATTGGTAAAAGTACACTATTGCTTCAGGTTGCAAGCGAACTTGGTAAAAAAGAGCCGGTGCTTTATGCAAGCGGAGAAGAATCGGCTGGCCAGGTTAAGTTGAGGGCGGAGCGGCTAGGAGCAAATGATAGGGAGCAGCTTCATTTTGTTGCGAGTACAAGTGCGGATGATATCGCGGCGACAATTCGGTCAGGCAAATATAAGGTTGTCATTATAGACTCAATTCAAACACTGAGCCTCGACGAGATTACTTCTGCGCCGGGAACAGTGAGTCAAATTACAAATAGTAGCAATGTTATTATTCGTGCCGCAAAAGAATCGAATGCCGCGGTGATATTGGTCGGACATGTCACTAAAGAAGGAAGTATCGCCGGACCAAAAGTACTCGAGCATTTAGTGGATGTCGTTTTAAATTTTGAAGGTGACCGTTACGGCGGATTTAAGGTGGTTCGGGCGATAAAAAACCGTTACGGCGCAACTAGCGAAGCGGCTATTTTTGAGATGTACGATCAGGGGTTGCGAGTGGTTGAGAATCCTTCGGCGGCACTCCTTGCGGAGCGGCAGAACGCAGATGGATCAGTAGTGCTCGCAACTCTAGAGGGCACCCGTCCGCTACTTGTGGAGATACAGGCTCTTGTCAATCCGACAAGTTTCGGGTATCCTAAACGTACCGCCTCTGGGTTTGATCTCAACCGACTCAATTTGCTTATTGCCGTTTTAGAGCGGCGTACCAAACTGAATTTATCAGATAAAGATATTTATATTAACGTTGTCGGTGGGTTAAAGTTGAGTGATCCGGCTGCGGATCTGGCGGTGTGTATGGCAATTGCCAGCGCAGCGGCGGGGCGCCAGCTAAGCGATGGCGTCGTTGTCTTTGGCGAAGTTGGTCTTGGCGGAGAGATCCGTAGTTCGCATAGTGTGGAGCGTCGGGTGGCCGAAGCTAAAAAACTTGGGTTTACCGAAGCAATCGCACCGCCGCAGGCACAAAAGAATTCATTTATAAAAGGTGTCCGTGATCTTCGAACGGCGCTCATAGAATACCTACAAAAGTAG